The genomic region TGCATCGAGTGTATTGATCAGCGAGAACGGTTATGCCGCCGATACCGCCTTGCTTCAGGGTTATGCCCGTGAGCACCGCATGGCTGTGCTGATGGCCAATCATGGGGGTGTCACCGGCGGCTGGATGTCGGCCGGGCGTAGTGCGATCTGGGCGGCAGGCGGGGAATTGGTGGTCGCTGCGGCGGGTGCGGGTGATGCACTGGTGATCGGCCGACGTGTGGCCGGTCACTGGCAGGGTGAGGTTGTGGAGGTCGAGGGGTTGTGAAGCGGGACTGGCGTTTTCGTCCGGCAACCGAGGCGGATCTGGAGTTTGCCCGGACGCTGACGCGCCGAAACATGATGGCCTACTACTGTCAGTACGATCTGCTCTGGCAGGAAGAAGCTTTCGATGTCGCCTGGGCGGGACGGCAGAATGCCCTGTTGTGCGAGGGGGAACAGATTCTCGGTTTTGTCAGCTTCAGCCGCGACGCCAGAGCGTTGTATATCCGTGAACTGCAACTGGTCGAGGTTGGGCGGGGGCAGGGGCTGGGCAGTTGGTTGATCGTGCAGGCGCGTGACATCGCCTTCAGGGAAGGACGACCGGAGGTGCGCTTGACCGTCTTCAAGAGCAATCCTGCCAGGCGGCTCTATGAACGCATGGGATTGGCGGTCGTCGGGGAGGACGAATGCTTCTTTCGCATGAGCGTTGGGGCTTTGCGCGCGGGCTCTGGAAACGTCTGACGGTATTTTGGGATTGAACTTACCCCTCGATATTTTGAGGTGCATACTGGATTCAAACGGGTGGTTTCATTCCTCGTTGCGATTGTCCGTATCGAGGATGACACCGTCCTTCATGCCCAGCAGGACCGCCACCTTATGGGCTTCCCCACGTCGTCCCTTTTTTCGCCCGGCGAGCACTTGATAGGTGGTTGCCGGGTCGACGCCATGCTCGCGTGCAAACTCCTGAACCGATTTTCCTTGATGTTCCAGCCAAGCCTTGGCTTGTGCGGCGGTGCGAATACCGGGCATAGTTCAAAACCGTTCAAATTTGTTTAATTTTGTTGAATTCACCCCCGTTGGGGGTTCTTTACTTGGGATAATACATCCAAATGAGTGGAATTGGTTCCCGCTTACGGCAAGAGAGGGAGCGACTTGGATTGTCGCAGAAGGCTTTTGGCGAAATCGGCGGCGTTGAAGCCAACGCCCAAGGCAAATATGAGAGTGGTGATCGTGCGCCCAAGGCGGACTATTTGTCGCGGGTAGCCGAGCGCGGTGTTGACGTGCTGTATGTCCTGACCGGCGGCCGGACGCCGACACTGGTCGACAATCTCAGCTCCAGCGAAGAAAAGGTGCTGGGCAGCTACCGTACCCTGCGCAAGGAAGACCAGGAAGCGATTCGCCAGTTGACCACCACGCTGGCCGAAGCCATCGCCTCCTACGGTTCCAAGGGCCGTCGGGATCCTCACGATCGCTGAAACGCGGTCGCCATGTCGTTATCCACACAAGCGCTTATAGCGCTATGACACTCTTATGTGACGCTTGCAGCTAGGTCTGGCCGCCGGTTTTTTGCTAAGGTGGTCAATAATCTGATAAGACCATATGCGCGAGGTGTCTGCTTGATTAGGGTGCTAGTTGTCGATGACCATGATCTTGTGCGTACAGGCATTACGCGGATGCTTGCCGACATCGATGGCCTGCAGGTGGTGGGCCAGGCGGAGTCGGGAGAGCAGGCCCTGCTGAAAACGCGGGAGCTCAAGCCTGATGTTGTGCTGATGGACGTCAAGATGCCGGGCATCGGCGGTCTTGAGGCAACGCGCAAATTGCTGCGCAGCCACCCTGATATCAAGGTCGTGGCGGTTACCGTGTGCGAGGAAGATCCGTTTCCGACCCGGCTCATGCAGGCCGGGGCTTCGGGCTACCTGACCAAGGGTGCGGGGTTGGCGGAAATGGTGCAGGCGATTCGCCTGGTGTTTGCCGGACAGCGCTACATCAGTCCGCAGATCGCCCAGCAGATGGCGCTCAAGTCCTTCCAGCCGGCCAGTGAATCGCCGTTCGATGCCTTGTCCGAGCGAGAAATCCAGATCGCCCTGATGATCGTCGGGTGCCAGAAGGTACAGATCATCTCCGACAAGCTCTGCCTGTCGCCGAAAACCGTCAACACCTACCGTTACCGGATTTTCGAGAAACTGTCGGTCAGCAGCGATGTCGAGTTGACGCTTCTGGCTGTTCGCCACGGCATGGTCGATGCCGGCTGACAATGACTGATCCGTTCGATTCAAGCGCGTTTCTTTCTACCTGTAGTGGTCGTCCTGGTGTGTATCGCATGTTCGACAGCGATGCGCGCCTGCTGTACGTGGGCAAGGCCAAGAACCTGAAGAATCGCCTCGCCAGCTACTTCCGCAAGAGCGGCCTCGCCCCCAAGACCGCCGCCCTGGTGGCGCGTATCGCCCAGGTCGAAACCACCATTACCGCCAACGAGACCGAGGCGCTGCTGCTGGAGCAGACGCTGATCAAGGAGTGGCGGCCGCCTTACAACATCCTGCTGCGCGACGATAAGTCCTATCCCTATGTGTTCCTCTCGGATGGCGACTATCCGCGCCTGAGCATTCATCGCGGGGCGAAGAAGCTCAAGGGCAAATATTTCGGGCCTTATCCGAGTGCTGGCGCGATTCGCGAGAGCCTGGCGCTGTTGCAGAAGACGTTCCACGTGCGCCAGTGCGAGGACAGCTATTACAAGAACCGTACCCGACCGTGCCTGCAGTATCAGATCAAGCGCTGCAAGGGGCCCTGTGTCGGTTTGGTCGAGCCTCAGGTATACGCTGAGGATGTACGCCATTCGGTGATGTTCCTTGAAGGGCGCAGCAATGCCCTGACCGATGAACTCAATGCCGGCATGGAGCAGGCGGCCAGTACCCTCGATTTCGAGAAGGCGGCCGAACTGCGCGACCAGATTGCACTGCTGCGCCGGGTGCAGGACCAGCAGAGCATGGAAGGCGGTACCGGTGATGTCGACGTGATCGCCGCGTTCGTCAACCCGGGTGGCGCCTGCGTACACCTGATCAGCGTGCGGGGCGGGCGGGTGCTGGGCAGCAAGAACTTCTTCCCGCAAGTGGGCATCGATGACGATGTTTCCGAGGTCATGGCGGCCTTTCTCGGCCAGTATTTCGTCAGCAGCCCCGAGCGCGACCTGCCCAGTGAGCTGATCGTCAACGTGGTCCACGATGACTTCCCGACCCTGATTGCCGCCATTGATGAGTTGCGCGGTCGCGAACTGAGCATCAGCCACCGGGTGCGCGGCACCCGGGCACGTTGGCAGCAACTGGCAGTGACCAACGCCGAGCAGGCCCTGACTGCCCGTTTGGCCAACCGCCAGCATGTGGCGGCGCGGTTCGACGCGCTGGCCGAGGTGCTGGATCTGGACGAACCGCCACAGCGCCTCGAGTGCTACGACATCAGTCACTCCAGTGGTGAATCGACCGTGGCTTCCTGCGTGGTATTCGGTCCGGAAGGGCCGATCAAGTCCGATTACCGCCGCTATAATATCGAGGGCGTGACAGCCGGCGACGACTATGCGGCGATGCATCAGGCGCTGACCCGCCGTTTCAGCCGGTTGAAGGAAGGCGAAGGCAAGTTGCCGGATATCCTCCTGGTGGACGGTGGCAAGGGGCAGTTATCCATGGCCCGCGATGTGCTCAATGAGCTGGCGGTACCGGACCTGATCCTGCTCGGCGTGGCCAAGGGCGCGACACGCAAGGCCGGTTTCGAAACCCTGTACCTCAACGATGCGGCCCACGAATTCACCCTCAAGGGCGACTCGCCGGCACTGCACCTGATCCAGCAGATCCGCGACGAGGCCCACCGTTTCGCTATCACCGGACACCGTGCGCGCCGCGGCAAGACTCGGCGTACTTCGACCCTGGAAGGGGTGGCGGGTGTCGGGCCGAAGCGGCGGCGCGAGCTGTTGAAACATTTTGGTGGCTTACAGGAACTGTCCCGTGCCAGCATCGACGAGATTGCCAAGGCACCGGGAATCAGTAAAAAGCTCGCTGAGTTGATTTATGCAAGCCTACACAGCGAGTAGAATGCCCTTTCACTTCGTAGCCAGTTGTGCCGATGAATATCCCTAATCTGATCACCGTTTTACGCGTTGTACTCATCCCGATCTTCATTCTGTTGTTTTACCTGCCGTACCACTGGAGTTATATAGCGGCAAGCTCGGTTTTCGCGTTTGCCGCAGCGACGGACTGGCTCGATGGCTATCTGGCCCGGCGCCTGGAACAGAGCACGCCGTTCGGTGCGTTCCTGGACCCGGTGGCCGACAAGCTGATGGTCGCGGTGGCCCTGGTCCTGCTGGTGCAGGAGCATGGCAACTTCTGGCTGACCTTTCCGGCGGTGGTTATCATCGGGCGTGAGATCGTGGTGTCGGCTCTGCGCGAGTGGATGGCCGAGATCGGCGAGCGTGCACAGGTTGCGGTCTCGAAGATGGGCAAATGGAAAACTGCCGCGCAGATGCTGGCGCTGGTGATCCTGCTGGGCAACCCTTCGGCTTTCAGCTTATGGGTACTGCTCGGTTATAGCCTGTTGATGGTCGCTGCAGGCCTGACCTTGTGGTCGATGCTGCAGTACCTGCGGGCAGCCTGGCCGCATCTGCGGATCAATGGCGAAAATAAATAAAACTTTTTGAATCAAGGGGTTGACGTGGTGTGCAAAATCTATAGAATGCGCATCACCAAGACGACGCGGGAATAGCTCAGTTGGTAGAGCACGACCTTGCCAAGGTCGGGGTCGCGAGTTCGAGTCTCGTTTCCCGCTCCAAATATTGCGCTACAGAGTTCCACTGAATTCTATAAGCGATTGAAATCAGGGCCTTTAGGCCCTTTTTTCGTTCCAGCGGGAACCACTGAAATCCAGCACTATCCGGTGCGTTTAAGTCCAGGATTGAGTCCAGAATCCTGACGCGTACCGAATCGGTTTGATGCTGGAGCAGTTTGCGCAACGAGATGAGCATCTGGCCCTGACTCTGTTCAGGAGCTCGCGATGGCACTCTCAGAAATGACAGTTCGGCATGCCCGAATCACTGGTAACGACTACACCCTCGGTGACAGTGATGGTCTCACACTCAACGTGACGGCCAGAGGTGGAAAAGTCTGGCTCTTCCGCTACTACTGGGCGGGCAAGCAGAAGCGCATGTCCTTGGGTTGTTACCCGCAAATCTCCCTCAAAGATGCACGTACTCGACGTGACGAGGCGCGCGCCTTGGTTGCCCAGGGCATCAATCCCTATGAGCATCGTAAACAACAGCGACTTGCTGTTCATGCTGCGAAGGAGCACACCTTCGAGGCCGTGTTCAATCAGTGGGTAGCGTTCCGCAGGCTAAGCCTGAAGGAAGGGCGCCAGAGCACGCTCTCGCAGATCTTGAGAATCTTCAATAAGGACGTCCTGCCCACGCTGGGCGGACGCTCCATCTACGATATCAATCGTCACGATCTATTGGATTTGCTGAGCAGGATCGAACAGCGCAAGGCCTTAACGACTGCCGAAAAATGCCGGACCTGGTTCAACCAATTGTTCCGCTATGCGCTGGTGAAGATCGAGGGGTTGGAACACAACCCGGCTTCAGACCTCGATGTGGTCGCACTTCCCAAGCCTCCCGTGACGCACAATCCGTTTCTCCGAATGGACGAACTCCCGGGGTTAATGGCCGCGCTTCGAAACTACGGCGGTGCCAACCAAACTCGGCTTGGCCTTCGGTTGTTGTTGCTGACCGGTGTCCGCACGGGCGAATTGCGGTTGGCAACACCCGACCAGTTCGATCTGGAGAAGCGTTTGTGGGTCATACCGGCGGAGGTGGTGAAGCAGCTCCAGTTAGCGATGCGAAAGCCGAGTAAGCAGATCCAAAACGTACCGCCCTACATCGTGCCGCTGTCGGTGCAGGCGCTCGAGATCGTGCGTCACTTGCTGGACCAGGTTGTTCCGGCACAGCGCTACTTGTTTGCGCATCGAAGCGATTCATATGACGGATTCCTCGGCCGCCACTCGACTAAATCCCAATGACCCCTGGGTAGACTTTGCGGTGACTTCCATTTCTCGCTCGGTTGGACGTGCGCCCGTAGTTCTGCCCAATATCGGTGGGTCTATCCCTAACGATATGTTTGCCAATTCCCTCGGGTTACCAACGCTGTGGATACCTCATTCCTATGCAGCCTGTGCTCAGCATGCGCCAGATGAGCATCTGTTGACCGATATTGTTCAAGAGGGGCTGAGGATAATGGCGGGGCTGTGGTGGGATTTGGGAGCACTTGAATTCACATCGCGGACTCACGGAGTAACCACGTAGTGTTTCGCGGCTTCCTGAAGTGCCGCAATTCGTGATCATGTCAGCGTTGGCCTTCTGAGCGTTCACTCTGCGGCAACGATAAACAAAATTCTTGGTATTGGTTGGACGTTATACGGGCGACATACTCGGGGCAGGCGAGTGAGTCTGGTGTTAGAAAAATAAGTGATTCCTTATCTCGCCACAGTACGGCGAGCTAGAGAATCTCGCATAAACCTCGCGCTGCAACACAACGCCCGCTTACGTTTGATTATCGACTAGATCGATTTGCATCTGCCCTGGGTGTCGTCGACACCCCCTGAAAACACAATAACTCTTGATTCGGCCGCCACGGCCATCAGCAGGCCAGGGGAACAACATGCAACATACCCAAACCGTGACGCTCGGTGATAACCGAGCCGTGTCCGCAACAACAAAACTTTATATCTGGGCTGCCGTTATTCTCCTCTGCGCCGAACTGATCGGTTCAGTCAGCATTCCCTTGGGCCCCGGGAAGGTCGTGCTTCTTCCTATGGTATGGGCCTTGCTGCTCGGCGCCGCCGTAGGAATTGCCAGCAAGCGCATGCCCGGAACGATTGGTATCGATACCCGCGCTCAGGTGCGTTCCGCCTCAATCTTGCAGCCGGCTCTGCTGATTTTCATCGCCAAACTCGGCTTGGTGGTGGGCGGGTCTTTGCCGGTGGTGTTTGCGTCCGGTTGGGCTCTGGTCTTTCAGGAGTTCGGCCACTTCGTCGGCACGGTGCTCTTAGGTTTGCCGGTGGCCCTGCTGCTTGGGATCAAGCGAGAGGCGGTAGGCGCGACGTTCTCCGTAGGGCGTGAGCCAAGTCTCGCAATCATTGGCGAACGCTACGGCATGGACTCGCCCGAAGGGCGTGGCGTGCTCGCTGAGTACCTGACAGGTACGCTGTTCGGGGCGTTGTTCATTGCCATTGTTGCCGGCTTCGTCACCAGCCTGGGCATCTTCCACCCGAACTCCCTGGCCATGGGCTCGGGTATCGGCTCAGGCAGTATGATGGCAGCGGCAGCGGGTGCGATCGCCGCCCAACAAACCCCTGAGGTGGCTAAGGAAGTCATGACGCTGGCAGCAGCGTCTAACTTGATCACCACGACGATCGGCACCTATTTCACGCTATTCATTTCGCTGCCTTTGGCCGTGTGGGGTTACCGTGTCCTTGAGCCGATGATTGGGCGGACCACCA from Pseudomonas asplenii harbors:
- a CDS encoding GNAT family N-acetyltransferase, which produces MKRDWRFRPATEADLEFARTLTRRNMMAYYCQYDLLWQEEAFDVAWAGRQNALLCEGEQILGFVSFSRDARALYIRELQLVEVGRGQGLGSWLIVQARDIAFREGRPEVRLTVFKSNPARRLYERMGLAVVGEDECFFRMSVGALRAGSGNV
- a CDS encoding DNA-binding protein — translated: MPGIRTAAQAKAWLEHQGKSVQEFAREHGVDPATTYQVLAGRKKGRRGEAHKVAVLLGMKDGVILDTDNRNEE
- a CDS encoding helix-turn-helix domain-containing protein gives rise to the protein MSGIGSRLRQERERLGLSQKAFGEIGGVEANAQGKYESGDRAPKADYLSRVAERGVDVLYVLTGGRTPTLVDNLSSSEEKVLGSYRTLRKEDQEAIRQLTTTLAEAIASYGSKGRRDPHDR
- the gacA gene encoding response regulator transcription factor GacA, translating into MIRVLVVDDHDLVRTGITRMLADIDGLQVVGQAESGEQALLKTRELKPDVVLMDVKMPGIGGLEATRKLLRSHPDIKVVAVTVCEEDPFPTRLMQAGASGYLTKGAGLAEMVQAIRLVFAGQRYISPQIAQQMALKSFQPASESPFDALSEREIQIALMIVGCQKVQIISDKLCLSPKTVNTYRYRIFEKLSVSSDVELTLLAVRHGMVDAG
- the uvrC gene encoding excinuclease ABC subunit UvrC — encoded protein: MTDPFDSSAFLSTCSGRPGVYRMFDSDARLLYVGKAKNLKNRLASYFRKSGLAPKTAALVARIAQVETTITANETEALLLEQTLIKEWRPPYNILLRDDKSYPYVFLSDGDYPRLSIHRGAKKLKGKYFGPYPSAGAIRESLALLQKTFHVRQCEDSYYKNRTRPCLQYQIKRCKGPCVGLVEPQVYAEDVRHSVMFLEGRSNALTDELNAGMEQAASTLDFEKAAELRDQIALLRRVQDQQSMEGGTGDVDVIAAFVNPGGACVHLISVRGGRVLGSKNFFPQVGIDDDVSEVMAAFLGQYFVSSPERDLPSELIVNVVHDDFPTLIAAIDELRGRELSISHRVRGTRARWQQLAVTNAEQALTARLANRQHVAARFDALAEVLDLDEPPQRLECYDISHSSGESTVASCVVFGPEGPIKSDYRRYNIEGVTAGDDYAAMHQALTRRFSRLKEGEGKLPDILLVDGGKGQLSMARDVLNELAVPDLILLGVAKGATRKAGFETLYLNDAAHEFTLKGDSPALHLIQQIRDEAHRFAITGHRARRGKTRRTSTLEGVAGVGPKRRRELLKHFGGLQELSRASIDEIAKAPGISKKLAELIYASLHSE
- the pgsA gene encoding CDP-diacylglycerol--glycerol-3-phosphate 3-phosphatidyltransferase encodes the protein MNIPNLITVLRVVLIPIFILLFYLPYHWSYIAASSVFAFAAATDWLDGYLARRLEQSTPFGAFLDPVADKLMVAVALVLLVQEHGNFWLTFPAVVIIGREIVVSALREWMAEIGERAQVAVSKMGKWKTAAQMLALVILLGNPSAFSLWVLLGYSLLMVAAGLTLWSMLQYLRAAWPHLRINGENK
- a CDS encoding DUF3100 domain-containing protein produces the protein MQHTQTVTLGDNRAVSATTKLYIWAAVILLCAELIGSVSIPLGPGKVVLLPMVWALLLGAAVGIASKRMPGTIGIDTRAQVRSASILQPALLIFIAKLGLVVGGSLPVVFASGWALVFQEFGHFVGTVLLGLPVALLLGIKREAVGATFSVGREPSLAIIGERYGMDSPEGRGVLAEYLTGTLFGALFIAIVAGFVTSLGIFHPNSLAMGSGIGSGSMMAAAAGAIAAQQTPEVAKEVMTLAAASNLITTTIGTYFTLFISLPLAVWGYRVLEPMIGRTTKASTAQHGPMHDEVSLETVELGWLGKVSAWLAACALALIANYVGYKTLSGDAFVGVALMLFAAFVGEGVCSLLRRKIPAVCIVSLVAMFMTSPLCPWATEIARLTSSINILAVITPMLTFAGLSIAKDISAFRRLGWRIVLVSFLANLGTFMGAVMIAEFFH